A portion of the Cryptomeria japonica chromosome 5, Sugi_1.0, whole genome shotgun sequence genome contains these proteins:
- the LOC131050740 gene encoding methylesterase 17, with the protein MTVDNECHDKAMPMENGCYDKHGKFHFVLVHGAGHGAWCWYKIVHLLQNSGHKVTVLDLRGAGINTANPDSITSFEDYDAPLMDFLSQLSNSEKVVLVGHSAGGLSLSHAIHVFGYKIAVAVYVAATMLPNGFCSEQDFQLGAPDLQKVTEFYYGNGPEHPPTSSKIIPEFQREILYQLSPPEDASLASLLIRPAPLLAFQTAQFCEQSEEFMKKVPRVYVKTLQDRVLLLEKQEAMIKHWSPDNVLSMDSDHSPFFSLPLELHTHLLQIAHLFT; encoded by the exons ATGACAGTGGATAATGAGTGCCATGATAAAGCAATGCCAATGGAAAATGGATGCTATGATAAACATGGCAAGTTCCACTTTGTACTGGTTCATGGTGCAGGACATGGAGCTTGGTGTTGGTACAAAATTGTTCATCTTCTTCAAAACTCAGGGCATAAGGTGACTGTCTTGGATCTTAGAGGTGCAGGCATCAACACTGCCAATCCTGATTCTATCACATcttttgaagattatgatgcaCCTCTTATGGATTTTCTATCTCAGTTATCCAACTCTGAAAAG GTTGTGCTAGTTGGTCACAGTGCAGGAGGGCTAAGCTTGAGCCATGCAATCCATGTGTTTGGTTATAAGATTGCAGTTGCAGTTTATGTTGCTGCAACAATGCTGCCAAATGGATTTTGCTCAGAGCAAGATTTTCAGCTG GGAGCTCCAGACTTGCAGAAAGTGACTGAATTCTACTACGGTAATGGTCCAGAGCATCCCCCAACAAGTTCAAAAATCATCCCAGAATTCCAAAGAGAAATCCTCTATCAACTCAGTCCTCCTGAG GATGCATCTCTGGCTTCACTCCTCATAAGACCAGCACCATTATTGGCATTCCAGACAGCCCAATTTTGTGAACAGTCagaagaattcatgaagaaggttcCAAGAGTTTATGTGAAAACATTGCAGGACAGAGTACTTTTGTTAGAAAAACAGGAGGCCATGATCAAACATTGGTCTCCTGATAATGTCCTAAGCATGGATTCTGATCACAGTcctttcttctctttacctctgGAACTCCATACACATCTGCTTCAAATTGCCCACCTTTTCACATGA